Part of the Quercus robur chromosome 5, dhQueRobu3.1, whole genome shotgun sequence genome, CTGCTATCTGTGTTTCTGATTGCAACAAGGCCTGTACAAATGTCAAATTCATCATATGTCATCCCCATAAACTCAACCTGTGGTTCGGATGAATTAACAATTACTTTTCTGAAATATTAGTATCAGTTAGACTGCAGTGCAAAAAGTGCCATGTATAATGTGTATAACTTACTTTTAAAGGTTTCACAAACACCACATggcattttgaattcaaaaattcAACTTCCCAGATTATAATACCTCTCCTGAATGAAGTAACCATAACAAAGATGCAGTTTCTCTAGAGTGTGTCTTGGAACCCACACTTTTTATGTCCTATAGAGTAGGGCTAAAGAATATTTAAAAGAGAATGTTCAAGCAAACAGTAATTATTATCCTACAACCAAGTATTTATACCTTCAATCTTTCAACTTCAGCTGTCAACGACTCAACCCTTTGTGTATCTTGTATTATAACAGGAGTCTCCTTGATGACAGGAGGTGCTTCTTCAATAGCTTTTCTGGCTGCCTCTCGTTCTTTAATGATCATGGAGCTTGCTTCTTCTACTTGTACTTGCATTGCATGCAATTCTTCTTGTAGCTTGGCAGTTTCGCGTGCTTTTGCCTCCTCAAGATCAGTCTGTATTGACAGCAAACAAAGTAAACTCAGATTCATCCTCAACTCTGAattagaagaataaaaatatatattttaatagatggAAAAATAAGAATCCCTACCCTTAATCGCTTTTCTAATTGCAGGCGCCATGTAAGTTCTTCCACACGCTTCTCTAATTTGTCTTTTGCTTCTTTAAGTGCCCCAGTTTCCCTTGCGGCCTATATTAATTTATAGGAAATGTCAGCACTTGCTATAATTCCTTATACATAACAACCACGTCATAAACTTTCATCAAGTTGAACAAAAATGaaagatacaaaaaatattttaaaaagaattttaaaccATTTTGAGCATTCTGAGCTCTCTTCTAGCAACTCGGCATCTCCAGCCACACTGAGAAACAATAGCTGCCTTCTGAAGACTCTTATAATAAGAATAAGCTTGGTGGCAGCGCCAATTTGCCTGTAAACCACAGATATATAAGAATCTAGaagcaaattttgaattttccataCTTCATAAGTCAGAGAATTGGCGTTTGAAAATGCTCAAGGGAAACCAATATAAAAATCTTATCTTGAGTGGTAAATTGCATTAACACccatataacaataataatatgtaTACCTAAAAGATCATATCACTGAACAATGATGATACCTGAATAATGATGGCAGCTTTAGTTTTCTTCCGTAATCTGAATTCATTGCGTGCTGTCATTGATCTTAAGCCTGTCTGCAATTTGATTGCCGATGAAAGTACCATTTGGTGGGATTTCCTGGCACTGTATCGCCTGAAATTCTTCTGAATCTTCAGGGCTGCAGCTTCCCGTCTCAACTGCTGATACTGTTTACGAGCcattttaccttaaaaaaagcGAGAAAAGGACAGAAGAGTTCAGTCCAAGTGATTTGGTTAGTGACCAATATGATTATTTGATTGAGCTCTGAAAAACACCCAATTTTCAGAAACTGCCTTCTCAAACATTTTGCCTTTCTTTCTGATTTGGATCTTATTTATATGGAAAGAAATCACATATCTCACTATTATATCGACATGCATGACAGATTGTCAAACGTTTTCATCAGTCTCTCATAATTCCAGCAATGGCAACACTTCTCATGCCATGAGATAAAAATCTGAATTTAGCTAGCAACATTAACACATTCTTTTCAACTCTTCCTGCTTTTACCAAAATCACATATGTTGCAAATCTCATGCATTTTAATATGTTCTCAAGTGTCATACATTCTGtaatagaaaacaaaataaaataaaaattgagcaTGACATTTCCTTATTTCCTACTGACAAAGTGCAGAGATTTGAAGACAATAGAAAACAATACCTCGCCAATGGGATTGCGTCTGAATAGCAGCTTTGTGCAATGAGATGAACTCTTTACGGGCAATGTACGTACGAATTTGCCGTTGGATAGTTCTAGCAGCATTTCCAAGTACCTCTGCTCTTCTAGCATCCAACTCAGCCATCTGACCCGCTCTGAGGAAAACCTTTGCTTTGCCTATCTGCCAGTTCACATTGCAgtgaataattattatatacagGGACAAAGAAAATGCATATAGTATCCTGAAAAGGAAATAGAATCAAGTCAAACAACCATAAAAGCAGCTTGGTCAGGGATGAGAAGTTGAACATAAAAACTTGAATCACCTGATATCCTTTCAATCCCTTCTTATCAAGAATCATTTGGCAAGCCATTTTATCATCATAACTGAAAAGAAATGGAGAAAGCACCATTAAGTAACGTTTGAGAGCTATATCAACTTAAGTGGTAAGTACTACAAAAAGCAAGttcacaaaagaaaagaaaaaatccaaaattctGTGTAAAAAGATTAATTATTACATACTTTCCTTCCAGAACTTCTGGAGCCAGAACACCAAAACGATTAAGAAACTCATAAAATGTGCGTCTGGTAGGATATCCAGCACAACTTATCCTGATGGCCTCAAGAACACCCtagatgacaaaaaaaattcagatcatatgaaaacaaaagtatacaagttttggtgaggaaaaaaaaaacaaaggtatGTTTTGACAAAATCATACTCACACCACAGCGTAATTGTTGAATGATATTAGAATTCTCAAAAATAGCAGGTTTCAGGACATTATTTGGCTTCACACATCTGATGTAATGAGGTTCTGTGGCACTCAAGGTCTCCATCAACGATTGAAGTTGTAGCTGCCAATTACCATAATTGATTCATTAAATCATTTCTCATATTCTGTAATCaaaattataagaaatattCATATTGAACATTGGTAAAATTGTCAAACACAGAGCATATTAGTCCACAAAAAAACAATGAACCTTGTAAAATCACCATATATACCATTACTAACAGTATCAAAATACCACTGAAGAgctattgaaaaaagaaaaagcttgaCCTTTAGGtctgttaaattaccgattgtcataaaagtttaagctattggaatataataaatttaatcatttaacacTCCCCCTTACGTGTGGGCCAAAACTACCTTTATTATAGGCAAGGCCCAACACGTGGGAATTTAAATAGAAGGTTGAGTGGAGAAACTAAGATCGAACTCAGGACCTCttactttgataccatgttaaattaccaattgtctcaaaagtttaaactattgggatatggtaaatttaatcatttaaccacatattTCTAACAAGGTCTTCTAAAGTAAATTGCAAGCATGTGATGGGCAAAAGAAGACCACGGTATGTCAGCCAACTTGAGGCATAAAAACATAAGACTGACCACAAAGAAATTGAGGGGATTTGGCAAGGAAGATATATATATGGCAATTATTAAAGTGAAATGCAGATGGAAAAGAGGTCATTGACATCATGGCATACAACAGTTAAACAAATAATTAGGATGGTTGACAACACTCACCTACACACCCATCATATGTTATTGTTAACCCCATCCAAACaagagaaattgaaaaagataTGCATGCACTCACCTTGAAGCGTGCTCCAATGGAGGAAAATTTGGATGACTTTGATGATTCTTCTGGAAGTGGGGGAAATAGACCCACCACAAAAGAACACTTTGAGGCCGTCAATAAAGCTTGATGTTCTGCCACCACATAATCTTTGTTCTTGTCCAGGAACTGATCAGCTTGATAAGTTACCTTTAAAATTGAGAAGATTTCAGAAGCTAGAGAAAATGCCCAAAACCTTCCCAAGGCAAACAGCTAAtgtaacaaaacaaaattgtttaCCTCCCCTGCATAGTGTGATATGGTAAAATTTGTGCGAGAAAGCTTTGGTTTGATAAAGCGCTGGTGATTCTTAAATGTCTGGTACAACTTCTGTGCAAATGTTTCGTGTGTTGATTTAGGAAACATACTGCATTCAAGAATCAGATAAATATCAGTAGCAGAGCAGAACAAGAAACTACCACATGTAACAGAATGCAGAGACCAGCCAAATGGAAGAAATGGAATGTAAATATCAGTTAATTATGATCAAGATTGAATCTAGAATTAAACCACATAAAACAAGAGCAGCATATTACCAGGCCTCATCAAGCAGCGCAATAATTCCTCCAGGTTTCTGTAAAAGATCAAATTActcatttattagataaatGATATACGGTATAATATGGTTATGATATGCACTCAAATATCAATcgacaacattttttttattataactaAATACCAAATCACAACATAAATCTATTAATCTAACTACTAAAACAAAAGTCCTTTAAAACAGCCTCAAAATGAGAAACACAAAATTCTAAGTTAAAATATTGTGTAACAGCTAAAAACCTTTTCAATCAGATCAAGCACATCTTGGTTATCGACAAATTCAATGTAGCTCCAATCTATCTCTTCTTTGGTATATTCTTCCTGCTCCATTTTAAACACATGCTGCAAGAGCACAATTAAACATAACCAAAATCAGCCTATAAGCTATCTCAATAATTAGGACCCAAAACAACTGGTATTGATTAATAACCTGACCTGATTGAAATGCTGTTGCAGTTTTTCATTTGTGAAATTGATGCAGAACTGCTCAAAACTGTTTTATAAGAAGATGTCAGGACAAAACTAATGAAATATTGTTTGTAGTTGTGCACTgttctttgtctttcttttcttttgcttcttgttgTAGTTGTTAGGGTGGAGGGAAGGGGCACAATGTCATTGGAGCCCAAACTTCATaactttttgtaaaattatataaaaacgCATGTGATGCATAGTGTCCGTTCTCTGCCTCTAAAGAAATGAAATTTATCTTGCTCCAGTGAAATCAAAAGATTGTAATAGCATACCTATTGCACTTAAAACTTTCAAAACCATAGATATCAAGGACTCCAATTATTGACTTTGAGTTTGGATCCTGTCCAATagaaatgttaattttttccACAAGCCTGTCAAAACAAGTGGtaaatcaaaatattatcaaacatatacaaaaataaGAAGACTATAATACAAACCAGGGAGAAAATAAAAGGTCCAATGAGCCCCTTACCAGTCAAACAAGCGAGAATATAGTGTCTTGGCTAATGCATCTCTGCTAGCAATTGCATTTTCAGGGTCAAGAGTTCTTGTAATAATTTCTTCAGGTGTCACCATTACACGTTTAATTAGAGCATCTTCCAAGCTCTGGGCATCACACCTGTAAAATGATTATGATTAACAGTGAAACATGACACTATTAAATAGATTTCAAAACAAGATTCAGAGATGCACTTCTAATGTGAACAAGTAAAAGAAACACACCTAAGAAGTTCTGCAGTCGTATTAAGATGGAATCTAGACTTTTCATCCTTAATGACTGAGGAATCTATTTCCTTCCCTTTGGCAAAATTAATATTACCAAGGTGAAGAATTGCAGCTACAACCCTGAATATTGCCTCCTGAAAAGAATTATATAATGATGAGAAATCTGGTTGAACCTTCATAAAGAACATGCATCGTCTAAAGTTGCAGAAAGGCAACCTGTTCTTCCTCATTCATTCCAACTATTTCCATAGCCCTTCTGGTTGTAAGATATTCATGAGCATCATTTACACCATCCAGCTCATagcaatttgattgatttaaatAATGGAAAGTTTTTGGACTCCCCAACTTATATTTCTCAATGTCCTAcaaatatttgaaaacaaaaggtaaaaataaaaattttgaaatggaactTATACTTACAGATAACACTAACAATAGTTGAACTTGCTTGatttaaaagataaatataGAGAAACAAATTGACAAGCAGAATAGTGTAAAATACCTCAGGTGGTGCAGCACAAAGGAGGTAAAAGCAATGGTAATTTCTTTCAGGAACAGAAATCTGGCAAACACGAGACCTTTCGAGCAGATACGTTCTAATTGCTGCCCCAGATATCCTCCCATTCTTGTCGAATTGGATTTCAACAAATTTACCAAAACGACTACATAGTAATGTCACAATGACATGAAACAGACATTATAATGAGAACTTCAAAAAGAGATATCTCAAAATAAGCATGGTTAAGAAATATATGCAGTCTGTATaatcaaaatgaagaagaaatgaaactataaagtataaaatgaATTTCCATATGATTAATACACACCTTGAGTTGTTGTTCCGAACTGTTTTGGCATTACCAAAGGCCTCAAGAACTGGGTTGGActgtaatattaaaaaaaaaaaaaattaaatcaatgaGGATATAAACCTTGTTTTAACTTGATTCTTGAGATAATATGTCGAGTATATGCTCATATAGGGAACTTTGAAATCCAGAAATAGAAtgtaactaataataacttcaTCATACATTCATACCTCCAGAACTTGCTGTTCAACTGTTCGTCCTTCTACTCCAGATCGCCCACCTAAGTGTGCAAGATATCTCATGAGCATCTTTGTTGTCTCAGTTTTACCAGCACCACTTTCTCCACTAACCAAAATTGAATTGCTTTTTCCTTCATTAATCATTGCCCTATTATCTTAAACAGCATGTCAAATAAGAAACTACCCCACAGGTAAACAAAAAAGTAGTGACATCCAGAAGGTGAATTTAAATTAACCTGTATGCAACATCTGCAACTGCAAAGACATGAGGACTCAGCTCCCCAAGAGCAGCTCCTTTGTATTGTTCCATCATGTGTGTGTCATATAGATGAGGCAATCGTTGAAATGGATTAATTGCTATCAGGATATTTCCTGTGTATGTCTGAGAAAGGTAATTTCAAGTATtacatcaaaaaattatttctaaacaATTGCTTCAGCATATTAACATGTCCCAAGGAAAGATAAAAAGTAACATAGCTCACATAGATTTCATTAAGTTCATATCTAGTGACCAAGTTTTGCAGAACTCCAGGTTCGTGCAAATAGGAAAGCTTTGTCATGTCATCTACCCCTCCAGGAGGAGCTTCAGTATCCTTTGGAAACACTTTTGATATACTTGTAATGACCTGCACCAGTCATCAACTTGATTAGAACCAGATTTACATGCAAGAGAAACACAGAAAAACTTTAGGTGCTGATTACCTAAAAGTTGCACTTTCTTTTAGAGAAATTGACTGAACTATAGATAAATTAAAGATACATGGGAGAATTATATACTAATACATTCAATTTCTTACTACTGAACAGAGAGGCTAGGTCTATTTGGACAAACCATTAGCATTAGTTCAAGAAGAGTCTTTGGTATAAATAGGAGTTCTTCTATGTTTGGCTTAGgaacaaatttattgtatttatgAAAATGCAGGAGTTATTCTCATGTTTGTTGTAGAACACTAAGAAAAAGTCCTAGAAGCTGGGTAGCAAATGCAACTTAATAAAACAGTCTTATTAGAATAGAGATCTTCATTTAGTATTGTACAAAATGTTATATGATATGGCAAAACTTGCAACATGTTctgttatcaattttttattgtgttgttacCATCACTTTATTTTACAAGTCTTTGATAGGAAGATGGCAAGCTAATATGAACTGACTCTTCACATGATTGTGCAGCTCTGATCACCATATCAATAGGGTTTTTCCCCCTTTAGATTGTTGTCTGCAGTGACACTCTAATGACATTGTCTGCAGTGATTCTGTGACAACGATCACAATCCACTGCCACGACCGATGAAGCTATTGCTTCTCTTCGAGCTACTTTAGATCATCATAGTAAAGACATCCGAGAGATTCAAAAGATATGAGAAATCCATACCAGAACCTTGAACAAGACGAATCAACATCCCACAGCTATTTTGCAGAAGCTGAGTTCTGATGATGAACCCAGGGCACGATCATCTCAAGAAAATTCACCCCAATTCGAAGTTCTTCGGCATTATCTCTTGTGAAACCTGTTAAGCTTGATTTCCCACGCTTTTCAGGTGAAGACCCTGCCAGCTAGGTGTATAAAGCCAAGCAATATTTTGGGTATTACCAAACCCCAAATGCAGAGAGAATGATGATTGCCTCCTTTCATATGGATCAAGAAGCCCTGATCTGGTTCCAAGAAGCAGAAGAGGCTGGTGTGTTTTCTGATTGGGAGTCATTGGTGCAAGCACTACACGTGAGGTTTGGTTCTACAGCTTATGATGATCCTTTGGAGGTGCTAACAAGGCTAAGGCAGATGTCAACAGTTGCTCTGTATAAGGCAAAGTTCGAAGCTGTGTCTAATAGGATCAAAGGCCTTTCTCCATTACACAAGATGAGTTGCTTTTTAAGTGGCTTAAAGGATGAGATAAGGCTACCAGTAAGGATGCTTAACCCTCAATCCTTGAATGCAACCTTTGGATTGGCCAAGATCCATGAGGAATATGTGCTAAGTGTTAGAAATCAACACTAACTCTCTTGTTTCTAGAAACTTCTAGAAACTCCTAGAATATCTCACACATTCTCTAGAACCTTCTCATGCATTCCGGGTT contains:
- the LOC126725004 gene encoding myosin-17-like isoform X3 encodes the protein MTKLSYLHEPGVLQNLVTRYELNEIYTYTGNILIAINPFQRLPHLYDTHMMEQYKGAALGELSPHVFAVADVAYRAMINEGKSNSILVSGESGAGKTETTKMLMRYLAHLGGRSGVEGRTVEQQVLESNPVLEAFGNAKTVRNNNSSRFGKFVEIQFDKNGRISGAAIRTYLLERSRVCQISVPERNYHCFYLLCAAPPEDIEKYKLGSPKTFHYLNQSNCYELDGVNDAHEYLTTRRAMEIVGMNEEEQEAIFRVVAAILHLGNINFAKGKEIDSSVIKDEKSRFHLNTTAELLRCDAQSLEDALIKRVMVTPEEIITRTLDPENAIASRDALAKTLYSRLFDWLVEKINISIGQDPNSKSIIGVLDIYGFESFKCNSFEQFCINFTNEKLQQHFNQHVFKMEQEEYTKEEIDWSYIEFVDNQDVLDLIEKKPGGIIALLDEACMFPKSTHETFAQKLYQTFKNHQRFIKPKLSRTNFTISHYAGEVTYQADQFLDKNKDYVVAEHQALLTASKCSFVVGLFPPLPEESSKSSKFSSIGARFKLQLQSLMETLSATEPHYIRCVKPNNVLKPAIFENSNIIQQLRCGGVLEAIRISCAGYPTRRTFYEFLNRFGVLAPEVLEGNYDDKMACQMILDKKGLKGYQIGKAKVFLRAGQMAELDARRAEVLGNAARTIQRQIRTYIARKEFISLHKAAIQTQSHWRGKMARKQYQQLRREAAALKIQKNFRRYSARKSHQMVLSSAIKLQTGLRSMTARNEFRLRKKTKAAIIIQANWRCHQAYSYYKSLQKAAIVSQCGWRCRVARRELRMLKMAARETGALKEAKDKLEKRVEELTWRLQLEKRLRTDLEEAKARETAKLQEELHAMQVQVEEASSMIIKEREAARKAIEEAPPVIKETPVIIQDTQRVESLTAEVERLKALLQSETQIAEETKQAYAVEQAKNGELNRKLEDAEKKVDQLQDSVQRLEEKLTNLQSENQVMRQQALPISPKGKVLSARPKTTIIQRTPENGNVQNGEIRKPSDSIVTVPNSREATEVEEKPQKSLNEKQQENQDLLIKCISQDLGFSGGKPVSACLIYKCLLQWRSFEVERTNIFDRIIQTVGLALEVQDNNDVLAYWLSNSSTLLLLLQRTLKATGAANLTPQRRRSASTSLFGRMSQGFRASPQSAGFSFLSSRILGGLDELRQVEAKYPALLFKQQLTAFLEKIYGMIRDNLKKEISPLLGFCIQAPRTSRASLVKGRAQANAAAQQALIAHWQSIVKCVDNYLKIMRANHVPPFLVCKLFTQIFSFINVQLFNSLLLRRECCSFSNGEYLKAGLAELEQWCHDATEEFVGLAWDEMKHIRQAVGFLVIHQKPKKTLKEITNDLCPVLSIQQLYRISTMYWDDKYGTHSVSTDVISSMRIMMTEDSNNAVSSSFLLDDDSSIPFTVDDISKSMQHIEVPDIDPPPLIRENSGFTFLLQRSE